One genomic region from Epinephelus fuscoguttatus linkage group LG8, E.fuscoguttatus.final_Chr_v1 encodes:
- the eaf1 gene encoding ELL-associated factor 1, producing MNGSTNPLLDKEEHVLKLGESFEKRPKSSFHTIRYDFKPASIDTSCEGELQVGKGDEVTITLPHIPGSTPPMTVFKGNKRPYQKDCVLIINHDTGEFVLEKLSSSIQVKKTRAEGSSKIQARIEQQSVRSSQPSSQFRAPTKPGAGVKTSPSPSKDNPSPEPQLDDIKRELRAEVEVIEQMSSSGSSSSSDSASASGSGDDSSSDGEHDAPRPLSQTSPNRLPMANGGVDRQQGNNQLMNTLRNDLQLSESGSDSDDD from the exons ATGAACGGGAGCACCAACCCGCTGCTGGACAAAGAGGAACACGTCCTGAAGCTCGGGGAGAGCTTTGAGAAGAGGCCAAAGTCTTCATTTCACACCATCAGAT ATGACTTCAAACCAGCATCTATCGACACGAGCTGCGAGGGAGAGCTGCAAGTCGGGAAAGGAGACGAAGTCACCATCACGTTACCTCACATTCCG GGCTCCACGCCTCCCATGACGGTGTTCAAAGGAAACAAGCGGCCGTACCAGAAGGACTGCGTGCTCATCATTAACCACGACACCGGGGAGTTTGTACTGgagaagctgagcagcagcaTCCAGGTCAAGAAAACCAG GGCGGAGGGCAGCAGTAAGATCCAGGCACGCATCGAGCAGCAGTCGGTTCGCTCCAGTCAGCCCAGCTCTCAGTTCCGGGCCCCCACCAAGCCGGGGGCCGGGGTCAAGACCTCCCCGTCTCCCTCTAAAGATAACCCCTCGCCAGAGCCGCAGCTCGATGACATCAAGAGAG AGCTGCGAGCGGAGGTGGAGGTGATCGAGCAGAtgagcagcagcggcagcagcagctcctctgacTCAGCCAGCGCCTCGGGGAGCGGCGACGACAGCAGCAGCGACGGCGAGCACGACGCCCCCCGACCACTCAGCCAGACCTCCCCGAACCGCCTCCCCATGGCCAACGGAGGAGTCGACCGGCAGCAGGGCAACAACCAGCTGATGAACACACTCC GAAACGACCTCCAGCTGAGCGAGTCGGGCAGCGACAGCGATGACGACTGA
- the mettl6 gene encoding tRNA N(3)-methylcytidine methyltransferase METTL6 isoform X1: MALSTNQSFPGDIKVTPPEEEDVVTKDEMSPCVLGQTKASAPRELTPEERDRLGGERTVVSDFKLMKLEKDAQKNWDLFYKRNTTNFFKDRHWTTREFEELKACREFESQKLVLLEAGCGVGNCIFPLLQDDLNIFVYACDFSPRAVEFVKQNPLYCPERCCAFQCDLTKDDLRENVAEGSVDVVTLIFVLSAIHPDKMKLALQNISRVLKPGGIVLFRDYGLHDHAMLRFKAGSKLGENFYVRQDGTRSYFFSKVSFRLLPEFLAELCVDAGLQSVSNDYVLRETVNKKEGLCVPRVFLQSKFTKPS; this comes from the exons ATGGCGCTGTCGACAAATCAAAGTTTCCCGGGTGATATTAAAGTAACACCTCCTGAAGAAGAAGACGTGGTTACAAAAGATGAAATGTCTCCGTGTGTCCTCGGACAGACCAAAGCCTCCGCCCCCAGAGAGTTAACCCCGGAGGAGCGGGACAGACTCGGCGGGGAGCGGACTGTGGTGTCCGACTTCAAACTGATGAAGCTGGAGAAAGACGCGCAGAAGAACTGGGACCTGTTTTATAAAAGAAACACGACCAACTTCTTCAAGGACAGACACTGGACCACCAGAGAGTTTGAAGAGCTCAAGGCATGCAGAGAG TTTGAGTCTCAGAAGCTGGTGCTGCTGGAGGCCGGCTGCGGCGTCGGGAACTGCATCTTCCCTCTGCTGCAGGACGACCTCAACATCTTTGTTTACGCCTGTGACTTCTCACCACGAGCTGTTGAGTTTGTCAAA CAAAACCCTCTGTACTGCCCCGAGCGCTGCTGTGCCTTCCAGTGTGACCTCACTAAAGACGACCTGAGGGAGAATGTGGCCGAAGGCAGCGTGGACGTCGTCACTCTCATCTTTGTGCTGTCGGCCATCCACCCCGACAAGATGAAGCTGGCGTTGCAGAACATCAGCAGG GTGCTGAAGCCCGGAGGCATCGTCCTGTTCAGGGACTACGGCCTGCACGACCACGCCATGCTGCGATTTAAAGCCGGCAGCAAGCTGGGGGAGAACTTCTACGTCCGCCAAGATGGAACCAGGTCCTACTTCTTCTCTAAAG TCTCCTTCCGTCTGCTTCCAGAGTTCCTGGCTGAGCTGTGTGTGGACGCCGGCCTCCAATCTGTTTCTAACGACTACGTCCTGAGAGAGACGGTCAACAAAAAGGAGGGGCTTTGTGTTCCCAGAGTGTTCCTGCAGAGCAAATTCACCAAACCCAGCTAG
- the mettl6 gene encoding tRNA N(3)-methylcytidine methyltransferase METTL6 isoform X2 — protein sequence MALSTNQSFPGDIKVTPPEEEDVVTKDEMSPCVLGQTKASAPRELTPEERDRLGGERTVVSDFKLMKLEKDAQKNWDLFYKRNTTNFFKDRHWTTREFEELKACREFESQKLVLLEAGCGVGNCIFPLLQDDLNIFVYACDFSPRAVEFVKQNPLYCPERCCAFQCDLTKDDLRENVAEGSVDVVTLIFVLSAIHPDKMKLALQNISRVLKPGGIVLFRDYGLHDHAMLRFKAGSKLGENFYVRQDGTRSYFFSKEFLAELCVDAGLQSVSNDYVLRETVNKKEGLCVPRVFLQSKFTKPS from the exons ATGGCGCTGTCGACAAATCAAAGTTTCCCGGGTGATATTAAAGTAACACCTCCTGAAGAAGAAGACGTGGTTACAAAAGATGAAATGTCTCCGTGTGTCCTCGGACAGACCAAAGCCTCCGCCCCCAGAGAGTTAACCCCGGAGGAGCGGGACAGACTCGGCGGGGAGCGGACTGTGGTGTCCGACTTCAAACTGATGAAGCTGGAGAAAGACGCGCAGAAGAACTGGGACCTGTTTTATAAAAGAAACACGACCAACTTCTTCAAGGACAGACACTGGACCACCAGAGAGTTTGAAGAGCTCAAGGCATGCAGAGAG TTTGAGTCTCAGAAGCTGGTGCTGCTGGAGGCCGGCTGCGGCGTCGGGAACTGCATCTTCCCTCTGCTGCAGGACGACCTCAACATCTTTGTTTACGCCTGTGACTTCTCACCACGAGCTGTTGAGTTTGTCAAA CAAAACCCTCTGTACTGCCCCGAGCGCTGCTGTGCCTTCCAGTGTGACCTCACTAAAGACGACCTGAGGGAGAATGTGGCCGAAGGCAGCGTGGACGTCGTCACTCTCATCTTTGTGCTGTCGGCCATCCACCCCGACAAGATGAAGCTGGCGTTGCAGAACATCAGCAGG GTGCTGAAGCCCGGAGGCATCGTCCTGTTCAGGGACTACGGCCTGCACGACCACGCCATGCTGCGATTTAAAGCCGGCAGCAAGCTGGGGGAGAACTTCTACGTCCGCCAAGATGGAACCAGGTCCTACTTCTTCTCTAAAG AGTTCCTGGCTGAGCTGTGTGTGGACGCCGGCCTCCAATCTGTTTCTAACGACTACGTCCTGAGAGAGACGGTCAACAAAAAGGAGGGGCTTTGTGTTCCCAGAGTGTTCCTGCAGAGCAAATTCACCAAACCCAGCTAG